One Silene latifolia isolate original U9 population chromosome 4, ASM4854445v1, whole genome shotgun sequence DNA segment encodes these proteins:
- the LOC141653734 gene encoding 26S proteasome non-ATPase regulatory subunit 8 homolog A-like produces MDPKLTEVSQTFERFKAALVRCDFETCTRLLSQLKVLLTEFRSLPPLFEATPNAVHELTLARDIYEHAVVLSVKMEDQEAFERDFCQLKPYYTDARDRIPQSAQEYPILGLNLLRLLVQNRIAEFHTELELLSSTALESPCIKHAVELEQSFMEGAYNRVLTARQSVPHETYVHFMDLLAKTVRDEIAGCSEKAYDSLSLNDAKQMLLFSSDKDLLDYINEEHPDWEMKNGCVFFQKAKESEPSKEIPSLLLINQTLSYARELERIV; encoded by the exons ATGGATCCAAAATTGACAGAGGTTTCTCAGACATTCGAACGTTTCAAAGCTGCTTTGGTTCGCTGTGATTTCGAAACTTGTACTCGTCTTCTTTCCCAACTTAAG GTATTACTCACGGAATTTAGAAGCCTTCCACCATTGTTTGAAGCAACGCCTAATGCTGTCCATGAGCTGACATTAGCAA GAGACATATATGAACATGCTGTTGTTCTGAGTGTCAAGATGGAAGATCAGGAAGCGTTTGAGAGGGACTTCTGCCAGTTGAAACCTTATTACACTGATGCCAG GGACCGTATTCCTCAATCTGCACAAGAATATCCAATCTTAGGTCTCAACCTATTGAGACTTCTTGTCCAGAACAGGATAGCTGAATTCCATACTGAATTGGAGTTGCTTTCATCAACTGCCTTGGAGAGTCCTTGCATTAAGCATGCTGTAGAGCTGGAACAATCTTTCATGGAGGGAGCATACAACCGTGTTTTGACTGCAAGACAGTCGGTCCCCCATGAAACTTATGTGCACTTCATGGACTTGCTGGCGAAGACTGTGAG GGATGAAATAGCTGGATGTAGTGAAAAAGCTTATGATTCTCTTTCACTAAATGATGCAAAACAAATGTTGCTGTTCTCCTCTGACAAGGATTTACTAGATTACATCAATGAG GAACACCCTGAttgggagatgaagaatggatgtGTTTTTTTCCAGAAAGCCAAAGAGTCAGAACCGAGCAAGGAAATCCCGTCTCTGCTTCTCATCAATCAAACCCTCAGTTATGCCAGGGAGCTTGAGAGGATTGTCTGA